Proteins encoded within one genomic window of Gambusia affinis linkage group LG23, SWU_Gaff_1.0, whole genome shotgun sequence:
- the btg1 gene encoding protein BTG1: MHPLCARGTMKPEISAAVGFLSRFLRVKGHVNDRQVQTFSQSLQDILAEQYKHHWFPDKPCRGSGYRCIRINHKMDPLVGQAGQRIGLTIQQLYLLLPSELTLWVDPFEVSYRIGEDGSICVLYESQPVPVGMPLSASSALGHGSVGPMVDSHLSCKEEMRVLGRTSPSKAYNNMMTVSS; encoded by the exons ATGCATCCCCTTTGTGCCCGTGGAACGATGAAACCAGAAATAAGCGCCGCCGTCGGGTTTCTGTCGAGATTCCTGAGAGTAAAAGGACACGTAAACGACCGACAGGTCCAAACGTTCAGCCAAAGCTTACAGGACATTCTGGCAG AGCAATATAAGCACCACTGGTTCCCAGACAAGCCCTGCAGGGGCTCGGGTTACCGCTGCATCCGCATCAATCACAAGATGGATCCACTGGTCGGGCAGGCTGGCCAGCGCATTGGCCTTACCATCCAGCAACTCTACCTGCTGCTGCCCAGTGAGCTCACGCTTTGGGTGGACCCCTTCGAGGTGTCCTACCGCATCGGCGAGGACGGCTCCATCTGCGTCCTGTACGAGTCACAGCCTGTGCCCGTTGGAATGCCCCTGTCCGCCAGCTCTGCCTTAGGACACGGATCTGTTGGCCCCATGGTGGACAGTCACCTCAGCTGTAAGGAGGAGATGAGGGTGCTGGGCAGGACCAGTCCCTCCAAAGCCTACAATAACATGATGACTGTGTCCAGTTAA